ACACGTATTAGTGGTAATGATATTGTCATAAAAACATCTGAAGCCATTTCCAGGCTAAGCAAATCAAGTAAACTGTTTCGAATAGTCAAGTTGGAGTTAATCATACAAGTTTGCTGGTTGATACACTGTTTCCAATTAGGGGAAAGCTACATGATCTAAGAAAGTTCTTCAGATATTATATAAGTTTTTCAATTCACTAAAAGTCATTAAGCCTCTTGAGTTACATATGTCCCTAACACAATGCAACCCTTTGTCATACCAATTATGTATAAAGAAAGTGTTATCTTTCAAGTGATGATTCAAACAAAGAGGTTGAGATAAGATGTAATCAATGTTATCGGGATATTCTTTCTTGATTCTTAAATAGATTGATCAGGCATCCAATACAGATCTCCAATAGGGGTTTCTACATTCATTTCGATAATGATATTAGTTCCCAATGAAGAGATTTCAGATAAGGAAAACTGGCTTGGGTTCTTAAAGTTGGTAATTTTGGTAGCATTTTCTTAAATGAGAAAGTTTCAAAGTTTGAATAAACGAACTTGCAACAATCATTCTTAGGCCGCCTTCATCATATTTCTAATCATATCAGTCCTTTTCATTTTGTCCCTTTTCCCATTCCATAAAAATTTTTCTTAAATATTTGATTTAGTTCCTTAGAGTAGGTAAGGCTATGAATCTATGAACTATGGTAGATAGAGCCGAACATTTAATACCTGTAATTTTTGCCAATCAGCGTCAGTGATCTACATTTCCATGAAGCAAGTATTCTATTTATGGTTTCAATTCTCTTTCTTGTGTTTATGACCCAGAGGTCTTGCAAGTTAGCATTGAGGGAAATGCCAAGAACTTCAATGCTGCCTATATGCCAATTGAGTTCTAAGTTTTGACAGAGTTTAATGTTTTTGCTAGCCATAACGCCTATCCAAGTAGGCAATTTTTGTTTTCTCAATATTCATTTTGGGGCCAGACATTTCATAAAAGGTGTATAACGTTTTTTTTTATCTagctcatgtaagaatgtcaagttttgattggtccacttgactctgataaaataccatgtacatccctCACGATTTgcgagcgggagtataaaagtcgtgtactcccgctacgaaagtcatatcaccctgcTACACCTCGATGACGACGCAAAGTTAGAAAAGCGTGCACTGACAAGCATTTAGTAACGCGCGGATCATTGAGGTCAAACAatcagctggtttcaagatgGCCGCAAGTCGATTTGATGagcgttgttttgttttgatttagtgaaaacattcagctagataaattcgttatcacatcgtgtctcgggaaatacggggttttatcataaaaaccctgtatttccctctacacaatgtgataacttatataaCGTTTCATTTTTAAACTTGATTCAGATCCGTCGAGAAAAAGTTGGGTATCGTCTGCATATTGTCCTAAGACATGTTCTTGCCCATTCAAAATGATGCCTTTGTTTTGCCTAATCAAACAGTCCAAAATTTCAGCCACAAATAATAAGAGATACGGGGATATAGGGTCCACTTGTCTACAGCCATGTTCATTATAGAATGGTGAGGATAAATGGCCATTTTGTATAGCATAAGTGCTGGCTTTACTAGACAGGACTGGGATCCATTTTCTAAATTTTATACCAAAGCCGAATTTTTCTAGCACTAGCAAAATGAAGTCTTCAGAAACAGTATCAAACGGTTTTTCAATTCAATTAAATGTAGCAGACCACTTTTGCTTTTTTCCTTCGtttcaaatataatataaaaaagCATCAGCCCGGGATGAATCCTGTTTGATTTTCATGAATAAGTTAGACAGAATTTTCTTAATCCTTATAGTTACACATGTACTGATAATCTTATATAAAGAATTTATGAGTGAAATGGGCCTCCAGTTTTTCCAAAATTTCCTATTTTTGTTAGCTTTAGGAATACAAGTAATAACCCCTCTATTCAATGTAATTCAAAaactgcttttatatacctgaAGACCTAAACTTTCAGTTCCTTCCAAAATATTTAAAGACATCTATTGGAAATCCATCCAGTCCCATagatttgttgtttttcattgaTTTCACCGCAAaagatatttcttttaaataaaATGTTCTTGCAAAGTTTAACTCGTTTGGCTATCCAGGATGGGactgaaatattattcaaaatatttctggtATCCACAGCAGTGACATCCGaagatttatatatattttcatcgaaggatttttgttttattgattGCTTCTTGACCATCAAAAATTTCCTCTCCAGTGTCTTTAATAAGAAAATAAATTAGTTTACTGGTATATTGGtggttttcaaggtcacaaaaaTATCTTGTGGGCTTTTCTCCTTCTTCGTACCACAGTGATCTAGTTCTAAAATCAAGAGCCTTCGTGTATTtttgtttaatatttacaaatttcaGTTTCGCTGATGATAATTCAGCAAGATCTTCATTGATTGCTTGAAAATTGTTCCTTATTTTGTCTTCCTTTACTTTAATTTAGTTTTCCAATTCTAATGTGtcagtatttttaattttttttgacAGGTAGCATAAGAGATAGTTTTGCCTCTGACCTCCTTGAGGAATGCCTCCAGAAATAGTGGGTCACTGATAGTAAGTTCTAAGTTTTGCTCTTCGATATCCTTAAGATCTTCTAGACAATAACAATTCTTAGCATATTCTAGCATAGTTTCTGGAAGAAATTCGTTTACGATGTCTGTATATTCTTTGATTCTCAAAAGCAATGTGTTGAATTACCAGTACCCCTTTCCTCGCTTCTTACTCAAAGAGTTAGAAAGGTTAATGTAATGGCCGAGTGATCAGATTTATATCTTGGTTGAATGTCTGCTGAGACTGTGAGGTTAGCTATGTCTCTAGAGACTACAgaaaatcaagtcttgaccGTTGTCTAGGTTTTGTTTTCCACCAGGTGTATTTCCTTTCTAAAGCATTGAGTTCTCTCCACATGTCTACCAAgtaatttttttcagattcaccGACCACTTCACAACAGGCTTTAGggttattaatatttttataattttcaaaatcaattgaTGGATTTAGTACCAAGTTCCAGTCTCCATAGATGACTATGGACTCATTTTTTAAGTTGtccatatcagcaaacaatttTTTTGTAAAAGGTGGGGTTGTCTGAATTAGGGCCTTATAGATTAACAAGCATAAGTTTTATACAATCAATAGTTATGTCAGCTAAGATAAAATTACCCTGATCATCTTTCTTGAATTTATGGATACTAATCTGTGTTCTTATTAGATAAAATAGCTACTCCTCTGGCATTCAACTTAAACGGTGCAATAACACTCTTGAGACTCCACTCATTCCTCAAAATACAATCTACCTCTTGAGAGATATGAATGTCTTAAAGGCAAATAACAGAGAACATTcttcttctccaaatgttcatAACTTCCTTACATTTCTATTTCTCAACAAGGCCTCTACAGTTTAAAGAAGCTATCTTGATGTTGTTACTGACTGAACCTGCATCAGTAAAGTTGGATATACCCAGAGGTGAACATTGTCTCCACAGAGGTGAACATTGTCTCCACAGAGGTGAACATTGTCTCCACAGAGGTGAACATTGTCTCCCCAGAGGTGAACATTGTCTCCCCAGAGGTGAACATTGTCTCCCCAGAGATGAACATTGTCTCCCCAGAGGTGAACATTGTCTCCCCAGAGGTGAACATTGTCTCCCCAGAGGTGAACATTGTCTCCCCAGAGGTGAACATTGTCTCCACAGAGGTGAACATTGTCTCCACAGAGGAGAACATTGTCTCCACAGAGGTGAACATTGTCTCCCCAGAGGAGAACATTGTCTCCCCAGAGGTGAACATTGTCTCCCCAGAGGTGAACATTGTCTCCCCAGAGGTGAACATTGTCTCCCCAGAGATGAACATTGTCTCCCCAGAGGTGAACATTGTCTCCCCAGAGGTGAACATTGTCTCCACAGAGGTGAACATTGTCTCCACAGAGGTGAACATTGTCTCCCCAGAGGTGAACATTGTCTCCCCAGAGGTGAACACTGTCTCCCCAGAGATGAACACTGTCTCCCCAGAGGTGAACATTGTCTCCCCAGAGGTGAACACTGTCTCCCCAGAGGTGAACACTGTCTCCCCAGAGGTGAACACTGTCTCCACAGAGGTGAACATTGTCTCCACAGAGGTGAACATTGTCTCCACAGAGGTGAACATTGTCTCCACAGAGGTGAACATTGTCTCCCCAGAGGTGAACATTGTCTCCACAGAGGTGAACATTGTCTCCACAGAGGAGAACATTGTCTCCACAGAGGAGAACATTGTCTCCACAGAGGTGAACATTGTCTCCACAGAGGTGAACATTGTCTCCACAGAGGTGAACATTGTCTCCACAGAGGTGAACATTTGTCTCCACAGAGGTGAACATTGTCTCCACAGAGGTGAACATTGTCTCCACAGAGGTGAACATTGTCTCCCCAGAGGTGAACATTGTCTCCACAGAGGTGAACATTGTCTCCACAGAGGTGAACATTGTCTCCACAGAGGTGAACATTGTCTCCACAGAGGTGAACATTGTCTCCACAGAGGTGAACATTGTCTCCACAGAGGTGAACATTGTCTCCACAGAGGTGAACATTGTCTCCACAGAGGTGAACATTGTCTCCACAGAGGTGAACATTGTCTCCACAGAGGTGAACATTGTCTCCACAGAGGTGAACATTGTCTCCACAGAGGTGAACATTGTCTCCACAGAGGTGAACATTGTCTCCACAGAGGTGAACATTGTCTCCCCAGAGGTGAACATTGTCTCCCCAGAGGTGAACATTGTCTCCACAGATGTGAACATTGTCTCCACAGAGGTGAACATTGTCTCCACAGATGATGAAGCATATCAATCTTTCACAAACCAAAGTTGACGTATTAACCTTGAACTGAGCCATATTTGCTCATCATATATTTCAGGTAAAAACCCATATAACTTGAAATatcccatcctcgatatctccagggtatatgttctgataagtctccactataccctggctctgcccgataaatttattacttccctttgctggctccgccttctcacagtaaccaatcagctaggccgccgttataaccgaccTTGCcattgtcaacaaaggtagcagtcgcaactgcgaaggtttgctcgcagtgcgtcccagactttagggaaatcatacaaacaaattgacaggtccgaaactttaaaacaacatatgcaagaacgccttctacctcttccagagaacctctgcatggtttctgttgccaagtataatcggttagataattaaaaaacgaaagtgagttgtgattggttcgcttaacttcccagcgtagacacctgactggatcaaaagacagtcaagggaggtaataaatttatctggcagagccgtagatgcgtccagagtatagtggagacttattggaacgtataccctggagatatcgaggatggaaaTATCCATGAATGTTTATTTTCcttttaatgttattttttgttCCATAAGGACTTTGTAAGGAGACTGGGGTTTAGTTGTTATCCTATTTAAGGAATAAACCAAATCAAACCCAGACACAGTGATTAGGAGGCACATGGACACTTGCTTGGAGTATGGTGACTATGTGTAACATTCTACACACTGAAAATGAGTCAATGAAATAACATTTCATCTACTgaatatagatatagatatctATATGTGTACATTTCCTTGTGTACATTTCTCCTTATAAATGCAATCAATATAATGCATCAattacaactttgcagattctgataccttctggtatgtacttaccgaaacaaattatcaaaaacgAAAATTCTAcctaaaaagttgaaaaaaaaacacgatTAAAAAAGGCAGCAAAATCAgtgttcaaacgattcactaattttccccctgCACTGGGGGGAAAAGctgtttcaacagctatgctgcactgCACCCGTAatacatgcacagtgaataggttcatggtgtttgaaaaagtttgcATGCCTAGAGtgtgaggtcgtgagcagtagtctgatgtaggttgtgtacacaaacaagtaaatagtcTTCTTGTTACCTGAAAAatccatgttgattgtgataagcagcctcAGTCACAGAGAAATCTCAGTGTTtggtttactgacacctatatgtctgcttgcctgtctgctaatgacaatatgccatgcacaacttcaatcactgaccacatgtaatttgaaattcatgCCTATTGGGGTTATATGCCATAAACAGAGTGCCGGCTAAGTGCAAATGATCCAGCCAATGAAAAGattttgttacacttgagtgcacacccaacAGCTCTGACTTAGTTTGGTATCCCGCATCCTTCGTTTCAAGTGCAGCAGACCCacgtacaaaatattgcacttttgatttgcgattgtatgcttataagttggtttatttgtttttttcattattagcaatgcatatcatatatcatgaataagtgataattgtgctTTAAGTATGTTTGTGTACAAAACTGTACCCAAAGTAAATGTACAGAAACATACCCGGTACCCACTTATCTCAAGCCGAAATTGAAACTGTTTGTGTTGTTGTCCCAGGTCACCTTATCTCAGTGCATCTCTGAGTAATCACTTTGCATTCTAACACAAACAAATATGGGACATGCTCAAGAGAAATCGATGTTGAATTTTTACGCGGTTTTACAGGCAGGAATAAAAGTATGCGTTCAAGAAAGCATGAATGGGATCATCCTTGGGTACAATTCCGTACATTTACTTTGGCTAGAGTACATTTCTGAATACAAAAAAGTACCTTGAGTACATTTCTGTAGTACCTGTGTGGACAACGACACCTTTAGCTTTACTATTTGATAGTTAAGAGAAAAAGTCACAATTTTACAATCTATCAGACAGTCTTTACTCTGCTGTGAATCATGATAGCAATGTACACACAATGTAGTAAAACACACAATACATTACAGCGAAATAAATGCATTTATACCACAGTTAATGGAACATTGTTATACATTGTTCAACATGTATCTACTGGCTCACGAGTGCACATCCATAATAATGCAACTTTTGTAAGGGAATCAAGCCATACAACAATTTATATAGCTTTCACCAATGGTCTGTATACCACTGGTCAAAGTGTATACAGAAACATAATCTATGCATTTGCTGTCAAAGTACTCAACACTCTCTGTCACTGTTAAAATGTTACCTCAACAGTTGACAATGCATGCTATTGCAAAAACTTCTAATTTCGTCAGCAATGTTCTTGTGTGAATGGTGATAAAGacataaatacatttacacaaataaaATGCGTctgtttaaatgtcaaaagtttttACCACGTGTGTTGacataaaatatgcatacatatcatcactgacaaagCCAGCAAATCCACCAATCCACCATGGGTAAACGTCATTTCCGGGTTAGGTGGCGAGGGAATTTGCGCTTCGTGAAATTTGATGCACAATGTCAGTTACTTTGACTGAGCCGTAGTGATTCCGGTGTTTCATAGATTTCAAATCACTTATTTTAGATTACGAAACCGctggttttttttgttctgCTATGCTTGCAAAGGTCATTAGTTTCCTTTAACTACGTAAGAACACATTTGCTCCGAAAACTCTTGGACAAATATTTTTCAGGCATTATCGATTGGTGGGTCCCATTTTGGTCGAATGGGGGCAAAGCCTTCCCTCAACTCCGAAGTAGATAGAACTTATTCTCAGCAGCTTCTAACGCACCCAGAGAAAGGAATTACGCCGGTGTAGATAACGTGATTGGTTTAATTTACGTATTATGTGAGAGGCGACGTGTTTGTGACATTTATATATAACCACTTTCAATAACAAATAGGACTTGACATTCTCGTCCATTCGAGTCTCCACGTGCAGGCACGGAATCACTTCCGACcttgttgaaatgtacattatgTGAATGTTGCTGCAGTGTCTCCACGCTTCAGTGACTGGTGATGTTGTGACGGTAAGTTTCGTACGGTTGGCCGCACGGTGACTGTGGGAGGGGTGCAATCGGGGTGGTGACACTCGCACAAGTCTGCCAATAGACGGAGGTCGCATGAACGCCATTCGAGGCAGAAGGTTCGTTCCATAACGATTTTTTCTCTCATGTCATGATGTATATGAAACATCACACATGTAAATCAGTATTGCGACAAGACGGGTTGATTGAACACGATGGTTTTCCTTCCACGCTGGCTTCACAGTCCGATGTTCGGAACTGAGAGTGGAACCACTCAGACTGGCAAGCGATTGGTCCAGCTGACACATCCTACCCTTTCAGTCAAATAGTGTGACCACTCAGTGTCACATTGTCGTCATCAAAAGGGTTTACATGCTGCGTTTGGCTGTCTCACCCAAAAAGTTTTGACCTCGGCACATCAGTGTTTTATCGCATTGCAACTTAGTAGTTGAACACAACCTTTATATCTTAAGGGACACTTATTTAGAATTGACAGGAATCAAGGAGAATCAGcgcaaaaacaacaaaaattccAAAATTTGACACTTGGGAgagaatgtcaaaataaacaatttttTCAAGTTTTGTAAGAATGCTACACCCAAATGCTACCTAACGTTTCAGTGACAGGTGGCTATGTTTTTATGCAATTCGGCGGGGTGTTCTGATGACGTGTAGGATCATTTGAAGAGCATTCAGATTTTTCTGACTGTAAttggggtgtatttgaggtACATTTGAGCGGTATTCCGACTTCAATTGAAATATTTCGatacatttgaagaatattccacCTGAAGTTCAGCAGCAATTAAGTTACATTCCGACTCATTCCAGGTGTATTTGTGACATCCTAACAGGATTTTAGGTGGCTTGTCTTTTCTATTCTCGTCCAAATACTTAATATGCAGTTATAACTCAGGAAAATATTTAGAATACAGTAAGAATACTTAGAATGCAGTTTGAATGCACTTCAAATGCTGTTTGATATATTTCCACTTTGAATGTACCTTG
This portion of the Haliotis asinina isolate JCU_RB_2024 chromosome 10, JCU_Hal_asi_v2, whole genome shotgun sequence genome encodes:
- the LOC137298583 gene encoding zonadhesin-like; its protein translation is MFSNYSSYSFSSYSFSSYSYSSYSFSNSFSSYSFSSYSYSSSSYSYSSYSFSSYSFSSYSFSSYSYSSYSFSSYSYSSYSFSSYSYKVNIVSTEVNIVSTEVNIVSPEVNIVSPEVNIVSPEMNIVSPEVNIVSPEVNIVSPEVNIVSPEVNIVSTEVNIVSTEENIVSTEVNIVSPEENIVSPEVNIVSPEVNIVSPEVNIVSPEMNIVSPEVNIVSPEVNIVSTEVNIVSTEVNIVSPEVNIVSPEVNTVSPEMNTVSPEVNIVSPEVNTVSPEVNTVSPEVNTVSTEVNIVSTEVNIVSTEVNIVSTEVNIVSPEVNIVSTEVNIVSTEENIVSTEENIVSTEVNIVSTEVNIVSTEVNIVSTEVNICLHREVNIVSTEVNIVSTEVNIVSTEVNIVSTEVNIVSTEVNIVSTEVNIVSTEVNIVSTEVNIVSTEVNIVSTEVNIVSTEVNIVSTEVNIVSTEVNIVSPEVNIVSPEVNIVSTDVNIVSTEVNIVSTDDEAYQSFTNQS